A region of the Paraburkholderia flava genome:
GTCGGACTGACCGCGCTCGGTCATACGGTGTCGACGTCGGCGCAGTCGAGCGGCGTCAACACGGTGATGCGGGTGCAGCTGGGGCAGTCGGTGGTGCTGCAGGGCGGGACCGATCCGCGTCGCGAGGGTGTCGTGCTCGGCGATACGTTCGCGCGTTGATGTGTTGATGCGTTGATGCGAAGCGGCCCTCGTCGAGAGGGCCGCTTGCGTTAACGCATGTCGTTGCGCGCTAGAGGCTCAACGAGATCGGACCGACGAGTCCCTTGTAGCCGTCATCAAACAGATACCACACGTCGTACTGACCGGACGGCAACGCGGTGTTGCCGCTTCGGCTCGTCAGCGTCACCGATCCGGCGCTCTCTGGTGCATAGGCCCAGGCGAGCGACGCAGGCGAGCCGCTCGGCTTGACGCCCTTCTTGTAGACGCCGACCCAGTTCTTCGGGCTATGCAGCCACGGCGGCGCGACGTAATCGAAACGCAGCGTCGCGTAGGTCGAGCCCTGGATTGCGAGCAACGGAACGAACTGGGTCGTGTTGCCGATCGCCGGGTCCGTATAGAGCGTGCCGGTTTGCTGTTGCACGCAGCCTGCGATGCGCCGGAAGAAATTCACGTCGTCCGCCACGCGGATGCTCGCGTCGTACCAGCCCGCGTTGCCAAGCCACGTTACGTTGGTAGACGTGCCCGCCGCGACCGTGACCGCCGTGAACGGATTTTTTCCGTACGCGTTGTCGGTCAGCTGGAACGTGGCCGGTTGAGTGCCCGTGGTGTTATCGAGCGTGAGACGAACGTTGCCGTTCTGCACGTCGTAGCACGCGTTGATCTCCGCATGAGCGCCCGTCGTTCCCGCCGAGCCGATACTGCCGCGAAATTCCTGCAGGAAGCCGTTCGGTCCGGAGACGGAGAAATCGTAGCTGCCGTCGGAATTCATCGCGAACGTGTCCTGCAGGCTCGCACACCGGTTTGCCGACGCTGCGATCGTGTAGTGCGACGGCGTATTCGCCGAATTGCCCGATCTGACCTGCAGGCTCACGCCGGCCTGTCCGGTGTTGGTGAACGTCAGCGATAATTTTTGCGTGCTCCGGTTGGCCTGACCGGCGACAAAGAACTCATACGGCAGCCTGCACGCGACACGCTGGTTGACCGGCTGTGTCGGCATCGTCTGCGTGCTGGGCGGGAACGCACCGACCACGGGCCCACTCGGATTCATGTTGCTGGCTGCTGCCGCGATCGACGGTGCGGACGAATCCGATGCGGTGAAATCGAACGCCGACGTCATGTCGCCGCAAACCGCGCGACGCCATGCGGTGATGTTCGTCTCCAGCAGCGGCGCCGCTGTCGTGCTGAAGCGCGATTCGATGAAACGGATCACCGACGTGTGATCGAACACTTCCGAATTGACCTTGCCGCCCTTCGACCACGGCGACACGACGATCATCGGAACCCGCGGCCCGAGCCCGTACGGCGCATCGCCCGACAGCGAACCATCCGATGCCGCACCGCTGCTGCTGTAAAACTCCGAGGCTGTGCTGACGTTGGATTTACCGTTCGTCGACGTAGGCGGCACCGGCGGTGGCATGTGATCGAACAGGCCGTCGTTCTCGTCGTAGGTGATGAGGAACACGGTGCGTGCCCAGACGGCGGGATTCGACGTCAGCGCGTTCAGCACGTTATTGACGTACCACTCGCCGCCGCTCGGCGCCCATGACGGGTGCTCGCAATACGCGTACGGCGCGACGATCCACGAGACCTGCGGCAGCGTGTTGTTGGTCACGTCGTTCTGCAGTTGCGTGAAGAGGCCGACGTCGTACTCCTTGCCTTGTCCCGTGGGATCGATCTGCGTGCCGTTGAACGCAGGGGACAGCGGATCGTTTGCGCCGAGATTCTGATACTGCGTGAAATTCAGCAACGGGTTGTCGCCGTAATTGCCGTTCCACCACAGATCGGTCGACCCTCCGGTCGGATACTCGCCGACACCGCTCTTCGCGTCGAGCCCCTGGCCCTTGTCCTGATAGACCTTCCACGTAATACCGGCTTTGTTCAGCCGCTCCGGCAGCGTCTTCCAGTTATAGCCCGACGTGCTGTTGTCGACGTGAGGCGACGAGCCCGCGACGTTGCCGCAGCTACCGGTCCACAGATAGATGCGGTTCGGGTCCGTCGGCCCGAGCATCGAGCAGTGGTAGTTGTCGCAGACCGTGAAGGTCTGCGCGAGCGCGTAGTAGTACGGGATGTCCTGGCTCGTGAAATACGCCATCGTCGATGAGCCTTTCGCGCTCACCCAGCTGTCGTACCAGCCTTTGTTCCATGCGCTGTGTGTCGACGTCCAGTCGTGTGCGAGGTCTGCGTAGTAGACATCGGCGTTCGTCGGCGCCGACGACGTCGGCCTGAACGGCAACACGTTCGACTGATACCACGCGGGATAGCCGCTCGGCAAAACGACGGGACGCGGATCGCCGAAACCGCGCACGCCGGGTACGTTACCGAGGTAGTGATCGAACGAGCGGTTCTCCTGCATCAGGATCACGATGTGCTGCACATCCTGGAGCGTGCCGGTGGGACCGGCGGCGGGGATCGACTGGGCCCTGAGAATGCTCTCGGGCAACAGGGTTGCGGTGGCCGATGCGCCTGCGAGCTTCAGGGCATCGAGCATGAACTGACGTCGGGACGAGGTTTTTTTTAGCATGATTTCTCTTTAGCGCGAATCGCAATCCGG
Encoded here:
- a CDS encoding phosphocholine-specific phospholipase C → MLKKTSSRRQFMLDALKLAGASATATLLPESILRAQSIPAAGPTGTLQDVQHIVILMQENRSFDHYLGNVPGVRGFGDPRPVVLPSGYPAWYQSNVLPFRPTSSAPTNADVYYADLAHDWTSTHSAWNKGWYDSWVSAKGSSTMAYFTSQDIPYYYALAQTFTVCDNYHCSMLGPTDPNRIYLWTGSCGNVAGSSPHVDNSTSGYNWKTLPERLNKAGITWKVYQDKGQGLDAKSGVGEYPTGGSTDLWWNGNYGDNPLLNFTQYQNLGANDPLSPAFNGTQIDPTGQGKEYDVGLFTQLQNDVTNNTLPQVSWIVAPYAYCEHPSWAPSGGEWYVNNVLNALTSNPAVWARTVFLITYDENDGLFDHMPPPVPPTSTNGKSNVSTASEFYSSSGAASDGSLSGDAPYGLGPRVPMIVVSPWSKGGKVNSEVFDHTSVIRFIESRFSTTAAPLLETNITAWRRAVCGDMTSAFDFTASDSSAPSIAAAASNMNPSGPVVGAFPPSTQTMPTQPVNQRVACRLPYEFFVAGQANRSTQKLSLTFTNTGQAGVSLQVRSGNSANTPSHYTIAASANRCASLQDTFAMNSDGSYDFSVSGPNGFLQEFRGSIGSAGTTGAHAEINACYDVQNGNVRLTLDNTTGTQPATFQLTDNAYGKNPFTAVTVAAGTSTNVTWLGNAGWYDASIRVADDVNFFRRIAGCVQQQTGTLYTDPAIGNTTQFVPLLAIQGSTYATLRFDYVAPPWLHSPKNWVGVYKKGVKPSGSPASLAWAYAPESAGSVTLTSRSGNTALPSGQYDVWYLFDDGYKGLVGPISLSL